Proteins from a genomic interval of Gloeocapsopsis sp. IPPAS B-1203:
- a CDS encoding DUF6753 family protein: protein MATKPQVDDENEFTDNELDDEDLSELLDESDTNAAIEPLTAEVPKKASEKVISNGMTREAVNQRKKKRLLYEQRRKQLDRTILALALRGKDESFKAKVYEIVIQTGLDPEDPAFLLLVATGRLELLLEESPKELEALFDQWAQGIHAQLQNYREGLEHYERAALKAQEKAIAQSVQALLQKAAIDKFLHSINAISIAAGAVVLLVAGGLGSVLGVGWTTWQQAQVEYAPGKPRQLTLEEVTALKWATSSEGQFARNLMSWNQTLLAQQGFSRSRLCEQDAKQLGVTLELEGRKAKSGFCTLWIVPPNQRKF from the coding sequence ATGGCAACCAAGCCGCAAGTTGATGACGAAAACGAATTTACAGACAATGAGCTGGACGACGAAGACTTGTCCGAGTTGTTGGACGAGTCAGATACAAACGCTGCAATTGAGCCACTCACGGCTGAAGTACCTAAGAAGGCTTCAGAGAAAGTTATCTCTAATGGGATGACCCGTGAAGCAGTTAACCAACGCAAAAAGAAGCGATTGCTCTACGAACAACGGCGCAAGCAGCTCGATCGCACGATCCTGGCTTTAGCCCTGCGGGGAAAAGATGAGTCGTTCAAAGCCAAGGTCTACGAAATCGTCATCCAAACGGGACTCGATCCCGAAGATCCAGCTTTTTTGCTGCTGGTCGCTACAGGGCGATTAGAGCTGCTGCTGGAGGAATCTCCCAAAGAGCTAGAAGCGTTGTTCGACCAATGGGCTCAAGGCATTCACGCGCAACTGCAAAACTACCGAGAAGGACTGGAGCACTACGAACGAGCAGCTCTCAAAGCTCAAGAGAAGGCGATCGCCCAATCGGTGCAGGCGCTGCTCCAAAAAGCTGCTATTGACAAATTTCTACACTCGATCAATGCCATTTCCATTGCGGCTGGAGCTGTAGTACTCCTGGTAGCAGGGGGACTGGGTTCGGTGTTGGGAGTGGGGTGGACAACCTGGCAACAAGCACAGGTGGAGTATGCCCCTGGCAAACCTCGCCAGCTCACCCTAGAGGAAGTCACCGCTTTGAAGTGGGCAACCAGTTCTGAAGGGCAATTTGCCCGCAACCTGATGAGTTGGAACCAAACTCTGCTTGCCCAACAGGGATTCAGCCGCAGCCGACTGTGCGAACAAGATGCTAAACAACTCGGCGTCACACTGGAGTTGGAAGGAAGAAAAGCCAAGAGTGGGTTTTGTACCCTCTGGATTGTGCCGCCCAACCAACGCAAGTTTTGA
- a CDS encoding mobilization protein has protein sequence MPTIHFVDGEKGGVGKSLFCRVMVQYCLDKGYPFTLVEADRSNPDVGEFYPEDVEDKNGKKIVHYKQAIFSESERKLYEADKIFELALAKPVIVNLPAQVFTAVNDWMERNALLDVSSQHGIDICKWFVCTGGFDSVKLFVESVNHFEGKIRHILIRNLGLQDDWSHVYERKEIKDLMSKYSIKAIDLPKFSYRERDYIDEYRISFAQARGLNELGVLGLQRIHKFLKEAYTNIDQTEVWSKPVKSTRSASKSSKSNALAAATAETPATDAQAVVSGK, from the coding sequence ATGCCAACGATTCACTTTGTTGACGGCGAAAAGGGAGGAGTCGGTAAATCCCTATTTTGCCGAGTTATGGTGCAATACTGCCTTGACAAGGGATATCCGTTTACCCTAGTCGAAGCCGATCGCAGTAACCCCGATGTGGGAGAGTTTTATCCAGAAGATGTTGAAGATAAAAATGGCAAAAAGATTGTCCATTATAAACAAGCTATTTTCAGCGAATCGGAACGCAAGCTTTATGAAGCAGACAAGATTTTTGAACTAGCGTTAGCCAAACCTGTAATTGTCAATTTGCCTGCTCAAGTCTTCACAGCTGTTAATGATTGGATGGAACGTAACGCCTTGTTAGATGTTAGTTCCCAGCATGGAATTGACATTTGCAAATGGTTCGTTTGCACGGGTGGTTTTGACAGTGTCAAACTGTTTGTGGAATCGGTCAATCATTTTGAAGGAAAAATTCGGCATATCCTGATTCGCAATCTGGGACTGCAAGACGATTGGTCGCACGTTTACGAGCGTAAAGAAATCAAAGATCTGATGAGCAAATACAGTATCAAAGCGATCGATTTGCCCAAATTCAGCTACCGAGAGCGAGACTATATCGATGAATATCGGATCTCATTTGCCCAAGCGAGGGGACTCAATGAGTTGGGAGTTTTAGGGTTACAGCGCATCCATAAGTTTCTCAAAGAGGCGTATACAAACATCGACCAAACCGAAGTGTGGAGTAAGCCAGTGAAATCTACTCGGTCTGCTTCTAAGTCATCTAAATCAAACGCTTTGGCTGCTGCAACTGCTGAAACTCCAGCTACTGATGCCCAAGCCGTTGTGAGTGGTAAGTAA
- a CDS encoding ParM/StbA family protein gives MADLTLSFDPGASLTKVIYELGNEETIRLLLMEPEMIQLPQSSIESYLVNRQGVGQARPENEAWVQCAGESECQVVGFLARQFLASPRLNRLKYESTLHKVLAAVGAIAQSSGLPNRFSLALVTPLPYGEYRNHPQLKAHLQKALKDFRFRGQRFKVKLESFNCLPEGAGLALIQCQQNGVEWFQRQAIAVLMFGHRNTTALIFERGKMTAGHTTNLGFHQLVQQAIERTSGQELVSLTAAIYEAGTELTPNNPVLQSLVKSHNPDNQVVELKQLIGAIATARVEYWRRLQEWLDAVLPRTITQVVLSGGAAMYLYQELEDYFPSTPTYWGMDLQHQIEQILGLDYRSCQSGKESLSFRLVDGFGLFLKFRATQSAV, from the coding sequence ATGGCGGATCTTACTCTCAGTTTCGATCCAGGGGCATCCCTGACCAAGGTAATTTATGAATTAGGCAATGAAGAAACTATTCGGCTCCTCTTAATGGAACCAGAGATGATTCAACTGCCTCAAAGTTCAATTGAGTCGTATTTAGTCAATCGGCAGGGGGTTGGGCAGGCTCGACCTGAAAATGAAGCCTGGGTGCAATGCGCGGGTGAATCAGAATGTCAAGTGGTGGGTTTTCTAGCTCGACAATTCCTAGCCTCCCCTCGCCTCAACCGACTCAAGTACGAATCTACCCTTCATAAAGTGCTGGCGGCGGTTGGGGCAATCGCTCAGTCTAGCGGACTTCCTAATCGCTTTTCTCTGGCGCTTGTAACTCCTTTACCGTATGGGGAGTATCGCAATCACCCGCAGCTGAAAGCTCATCTCCAAAAAGCTCTCAAAGACTTTCGGTTTCGAGGACAGCGGTTCAAAGTCAAGCTAGAAAGCTTTAATTGTCTACCAGAGGGGGCAGGGTTGGCACTAATCCAATGCCAGCAAAATGGAGTTGAGTGGTTTCAACGTCAGGCGATCGCGGTGTTAATGTTTGGACACCGCAACACCACTGCCCTGATCTTTGAACGAGGCAAAATGACCGCCGGACACACCACCAACTTGGGATTCCATCAATTGGTGCAACAGGCGATCGAGCGGACTTCTGGGCAAGAGTTAGTCTCTTTGACCGCTGCCATCTATGAGGCAGGAACTGAGTTAACTCCCAACAATCCCGTTCTGCAATCTTTAGTCAAGAGCCATAATCCAGATAACCAGGTAGTAGAACTGAAACAACTCATTGGGGCGATCGCTACGGCAAGAGTGGAATACTGGCGCAGGCTTCAAGAATGGCTGGATGCGGTGCTGCCTAGAACAATCACTCAAGTGGTGCTTTCAGGTGGTGCAGCAATGTATCTTTACCAAGAACTAGAAGACTACTTTCCCAGTACGCCAACTTACTGGGGTATGGACTTACAGCATCAAATTGAGCAAATCTTAGGCTTAGACTATCGTTCCTGTCAGTCAGGCAAGGAATCGCTGTCGTTTCGGTTAGTCGATGGGTTCGGTTTATTTTTAAAATTTAGAGCAACTCAGTCAGCTGTATGA
- a CDS encoding relaxase/mobilization nuclease domain-containing protein: MIGKQFKCTSFRKILNYLHNKPGARQIGTNMGSVTLDGLVKEFHESRKLNPRLKRSVYHASLSVIPIEAMDDDRWMDIAEDYLQGMGFGDSQYVVYRHHDTAHDHIHMVASRIRIGDGSIVSDSWDYRRSEVLIRQLEQAYDLQSTEPSWDKPNRAHPSGEFSQQKRSGQPSVRQKLYPILNWATAHTDTMPDYIQQVQSAGVEVRVTEQGISYALEGVAFSGNKLGRDYSFVGLQKYRGVSYVPDRDDKAIAQLIGTKHGSSQTAAFEVEANEKAIAQFDSHENKTLIVQLDRNCQQQNRAKQVQLEL, from the coding sequence ATGATTGGAAAACAGTTTAAGTGTACGTCGTTTCGCAAAATACTCAATTACTTACACAATAAGCCAGGTGCAAGACAAATTGGCACAAATATGGGGAGTGTAACACTCGATGGGCTTGTCAAGGAGTTTCACGAGTCTCGCAAGCTCAATCCTCGACTCAAGCGGTCGGTCTACCATGCTTCTTTAAGCGTTATTCCCATCGAAGCAATGGATGACGATCGGTGGATGGATATTGCTGAAGACTACTTGCAAGGGATGGGGTTTGGAGATTCTCAGTACGTAGTTTACCGACACCACGACACCGCTCACGACCACATTCACATGGTGGCAAGTCGGATTCGGATTGGGGATGGGTCTATCGTGAGCGATTCTTGGGACTATCGCCGGAGTGAAGTTTTGATTCGTCAACTAGAGCAGGCTTATGACTTACAATCGACAGAACCAAGTTGGGACAAACCAAACCGCGCTCACCCCTCTGGAGAATTTAGCCAGCAGAAGCGTTCGGGGCAGCCTAGTGTTCGTCAAAAGCTTTATCCAATTTTGAATTGGGCAACGGCACACACCGACACGATGCCAGACTACATTCAGCAGGTGCAGTCAGCTGGAGTAGAAGTCAGAGTCACCGAACAAGGCATTTCTTATGCCCTTGAAGGAGTTGCGTTTAGTGGTAACAAACTAGGTAGGGATTATTCATTTGTTGGCTTGCAGAAGTATCGAGGAGTGAGTTACGTACCCGATCGAGACGATAAGGCGATCGCGCAACTGATTGGCACGAAGCATGGCTCGTCTCAAACTGCGGCTTTTGAAGTTGAAGCCAATGAAAAGGCGATCGCCCAATTTGACTCGCATGAGAATAAAACCCTTATCGTGCAACTCGATCGCAACTGTCAGCAACAAAACCGAGCAAAGCAGGTGCAATTAGAACTTTGA
- a CDS encoding AAA family ATPase yields MKRTLFDWTALADRGTFIVEVEYFLTDRGQIFQHFQRWGEERSLPVYFWNPGCSSIQQLGNQEVENTVRTVFQPTTLAERDRDIIQYLLDTPQPGIFLLEGVLQFDERGQLSDHLIYQLSNAFQQLSWGKIRQYWVLLAEQIELSPSLQPFIPVLINALPSLQQITQAVEQFCQSHNNLQTDADTQTRLIRACQGLSAGEIDLVLVQSLPFARTVGQLAQMVLSYKLAKLSGRGLDFIADPDVPTAAGLDLLDARLDRISALFNPEAQKQYGLKFPRGLILWGPPGTGKSLSAKLAAKKMGVPLMAVDWASISSDRELRFLLATAEAMAPVVLYFDDFDKGFAGWDSNADGGLSKRRAGKLLTWMQEHQSQVFVIATVNRLGMLPLELQRRVDDIYFVDLPHDGGRYDIFNLHLAKYFPAFCEAQKTGISPWTDDQWHVLLTEYRLCTPAEIGNAVRRVAEEKYFQLDRSGRLGDPLEITFEEMKQQRWQFTPAMIREENQMLEIRNNATFAKPVAGPDRSKFAKPRKELFQSDEEELAQLPTT; encoded by the coding sequence ATGAAAAGAACTTTGTTTGATTGGACAGCTCTAGCTGACCGAGGCACGTTTATTGTGGAGGTTGAGTATTTTTTGACTGATAGAGGTCAAATCTTTCAACACTTCCAACGCTGGGGAGAGGAGCGATCGCTTCCTGTTTATTTTTGGAATCCTGGTTGTTCGTCCATTCAACAACTGGGTAATCAGGAGGTGGAAAATACTGTACGTACAGTTTTTCAACCAACAACACTTGCAGAGCGCGATCGCGATATTATCCAATATCTGCTTGACACTCCACAACCAGGAATTTTTTTGCTCGAAGGCGTGTTGCAATTTGACGAGCGCGGGCAGTTGAGCGATCACTTGATTTATCAGCTTTCTAATGCTTTCCAACAGCTTTCTTGGGGCAAGATTCGTCAATATTGGGTGTTGCTGGCAGAGCAAATCGAACTCTCGCCGAGCTTACAGCCTTTTATCCCAGTCTTGATCAATGCTTTACCTAGCCTGCAACAAATTACGCAAGCAGTCGAGCAGTTTTGCCAATCTCACAATAACTTGCAAACCGATGCTGATACTCAAACTCGCTTAATTAGAGCTTGTCAGGGGTTATCTGCGGGAGAGATCGATCTGGTGCTCGTTCAGTCGCTTCCTTTTGCTCGAACTGTAGGGCAATTAGCCCAGATGGTACTGTCTTACAAACTCGCCAAACTTAGTGGTAGGGGACTGGACTTTATTGCCGATCCAGATGTGCCAACAGCAGCAGGACTGGACTTGTTGGATGCACGGCTCGATCGCATTAGTGCTTTATTCAATCCAGAAGCACAAAAGCAGTATGGGTTAAAGTTTCCCAGAGGCTTAATTCTCTGGGGTCCACCTGGCACTGGAAAGAGCCTTTCAGCAAAACTCGCAGCCAAAAAAATGGGAGTGCCGCTGATGGCTGTGGATTGGGCATCCATATCATCCGATCGAGAGTTACGATTTTTATTGGCTACAGCCGAAGCGATGGCTCCTGTAGTTCTGTATTTCGACGATTTCGACAAAGGATTCGCAGGTTGGGATTCTAATGCAGATGGAGGATTGTCCAAAAGACGCGCGGGCAAACTACTGACTTGGATGCAGGAACATCAATCGCAGGTGTTTGTCATCGCTACGGTCAACCGTTTGGGAATGCTACCGTTAGAGTTGCAACGCCGAGTCGATGACATTTACTTTGTAGACCTACCGCATGACGGGGGGCGGTACGACATTTTCAACCTGCACTTAGCCAAGTACTTTCCCGCCTTCTGCGAAGCACAAAAAACGGGGATTTCGCCTTGGACTGACGACCAGTGGCACGTACTACTGACTGAATACAGACTGTGTACGCCTGCTGAGATTGGTAATGCCGTGCGCCGAGTGGCTGAAGAGAAATATTTCCAACTCGATCGATCTGGAAGACTGGGCGATCCCCTCGAAATCACCTTTGAGGAGATGAAGCAGCAGCGGTGGCAGTTCACCCCAGCTATGATTCGAGAGGAAAATCAAATGTTAGAAATTAGAAATAATGCAACGTTTGCTAAGCCAGTCGCAGGACCTGATCGTTCAAAATTTGCTAAACCCCGCAAGGAGCTATTTCAGAGCGACGAGGAGGAACTCGCGCAACTGCCAACCACTTAG
- a CDS encoding DNA polymerase, whose product MTCALTSTLRDYSTPNYLLIQDGKTLARQLKAIQSTDLFGIDCETTGLDPKRDRIRLVQIAVPHARVLLIDLFAIAPKHLKPLRQLLNSPALKIGHNLKFEWQFLTQAGLGLAHPFFDTQLAYRIWSAGIKTKLSLKSVASKLLRVKLNKSLQHSNFAQAELTSQQLRYAAIDAAILLDLYPILHGRLKQSKLLKVARLEFSCIPVTAQMELNGMLLDLSRWQGYGASLEKQKAAVLAVVKQLSIPGKQQLSLLPEITDTINPNSPKQLLAALQAIGAPIKSTSEKELVPLAGQFPVIQALLDYRKLQKVLTVFDTSLPKHIHQTTGRIHANWFQYGAKSGRYSCRNPALQTVPRNKAARQCFVASPGCRIVKADYSQIELRIVAKLSGDARLLRAYRLGEDIHRLTASLITERPIEEIAPEDRTLAKAINFGLIYGMSAVKLQVYAETKYGIRMSLEEARRFRKRFFEAYPGIKRWHNMLAGLVYGHQKVSEIRTLFGRRRRWRKKPRLTEFYNHPVQGLCADILKLALIDLETVLIKFGAKLIAVVHDEILLECPEDAAGAIAQQLKRCMERAAQPFLDPIPAVVEVKVATSWGGE is encoded by the coding sequence ATGACATGTGCTCTAACTTCCACACTGCGGGATTACTCAACTCCTAATTACCTTCTAATTCAAGATGGGAAAACTCTAGCTCGGCAGCTCAAGGCAATTCAAAGCACCGATCTATTCGGGATTGATTGCGAGACGACAGGACTCGATCCCAAGCGCGATCGCATCCGGCTGGTGCAGATTGCCGTTCCCCACGCGAGAGTCCTGCTCATCGACTTATTTGCGATCGCACCAAAGCACCTCAAACCGCTTCGGCAACTCTTAAACAGTCCTGCCCTGAAAATAGGACACAACCTGAAGTTTGAGTGGCAATTCCTTACTCAAGCTGGATTAGGGTTAGCTCATCCTTTCTTCGACACGCAACTAGCATACCGAATCTGGAGTGCGGGGATCAAAACTAAACTGTCTCTCAAATCAGTTGCTAGCAAACTGCTGAGAGTGAAATTAAACAAATCATTGCAGCACAGTAATTTTGCTCAAGCTGAATTGACCTCCCAGCAACTCCGATACGCTGCGATCGATGCAGCCATTCTGCTGGATCTATATCCCATCCTGCACGGCAGACTCAAGCAAAGCAAGCTGCTCAAAGTCGCTCGATTAGAGTTTAGTTGTATCCCTGTCACCGCGCAGATGGAACTCAACGGGATGTTGCTCGACCTCAGCCGTTGGCAGGGGTATGGCGCATCGTTAGAAAAGCAAAAAGCAGCCGTGCTAGCAGTGGTGAAACAACTTTCGATTCCTGGCAAGCAACAACTGTCGTTGTTACCGGAAATAACCGATACTATCAACCCCAACTCACCCAAACAACTCCTTGCGGCACTACAAGCGATTGGTGCGCCGATCAAATCTACAAGCGAAAAAGAACTCGTCCCGCTGGCGGGGCAATTCCCAGTCATTCAAGCATTGCTGGATTACCGCAAGCTGCAAAAGGTACTGACTGTTTTCGACACTAGCCTACCCAAACACATCCACCAGACGACGGGTCGGATTCACGCTAACTGGTTTCAATATGGAGCTAAGTCTGGCAGATATAGCTGCCGCAACCCAGCACTGCAAACCGTTCCCCGCAATAAAGCGGCACGGCAATGCTTTGTGGCTTCCCCTGGCTGTCGAATTGTCAAAGCGGACTACAGCCAAATCGAGCTACGTATTGTTGCCAAGTTGAGTGGAGATGCGCGGCTGCTGCGGGCGTATCGCTTAGGAGAAGACATTCATCGCCTAACTGCTTCACTGATTACAGAAAGACCGATTGAAGAAATCGCCCCAGAAGATCGAACGCTAGCAAAAGCGATTAATTTCGGACTGATTTACGGTATGAGTGCTGTCAAACTGCAAGTCTATGCTGAAACCAAGTACGGCATTCGCATGTCACTGGAGGAAGCTCGTCGGTTCAGGAAACGATTCTTTGAAGCATATCCGGGCATCAAACGTTGGCATAACATGCTGGCAGGACTGGTCTACGGTCATCAGAAAGTAAGTGAGATTCGCACGCTCTTTGGCAGACGCAGGCGATGGAGGAAAAAACCTCGGCTCACCGAGTTCTACAATCACCCAGTGCAAGGATTGTGTGCCGATATCCTCAAGCTGGCTTTGATCGACTTAGAGACAGTTTTAATCAAGTTCGGCGCAAAGTTGATTGCTGTAGTGCATGATGAAATTCTGCTGGAGTGCCCAGAGGATGCTGCTGGTGCGATCGCTCAACAGCTCAAACGGTGCATGGAACGAGCTGCTCAGCCTTTCCTCGACCCGATCCCAGCTGTAGTAGAAGTTAAAGTGGCTACCAGTTGGGGCGGTGAATAA
- a CDS encoding class I SAM-dependent methyltransferase → MIPTHLYPLYQSITQNPPYGWFPSSPDLIERMLKLATITLGMRGLDPSAGSGALACAMRERGAVVDAIEIDPNFQILLKQQGFNLVGTDFLTTEPQTLYDIILANPPFSDRHTRGVDLEHIQRAFHLFLAPGGHLVTVVSASMNCKNCPRARAFRAFLQRIDAQVEELPLEIFWQSDRPVTVESFLISARKLPLHAKQFPTPYLCPHDMCSNFHTAGLLNS, encoded by the coding sequence ATGATACCGACTCACCTTTATCCTCTCTATCAGTCCATTACTCAAAACCCGCCTTATGGTTGGTTTCCAAGCTCTCCCGATCTAATTGAGCGAATGCTAAAGCTAGCAACGATTACGCTCGGAATGCGAGGGCTTGACCCATCTGCTGGTTCTGGAGCTTTAGCTTGTGCAATGCGCGAACGAGGGGCAGTTGTGGACGCGATCGAGATCGACCCCAATTTTCAAATATTGCTGAAGCAGCAGGGATTCAATCTCGTTGGCACTGACTTCTTGACTACCGAACCTCAAACGCTCTACGACATCATTCTTGCCAACCCACCGTTTTCCGATCGCCACACCAGAGGGGTAGACCTAGAACATATTCAACGTGCATTTCACCTATTTCTTGCTCCTGGCGGTCACTTGGTGACAGTTGTCAGCGCATCGATGAATTGCAAGAACTGTCCTCGTGCGAGAGCGTTTCGAGCCTTCTTGCAACGCATTGATGCACAAGTAGAGGAATTGCCACTAGAGATTTTTTGGCAGAGTGATCGCCCAGTAACGGTTGAAAGTTTCTTAATTTCAGCCCGCAAGCTACCGCTGCACGCTAAGCAATTTCCAACTCCATATTTATGTCCCCATGACATGTGCTCTAACTTCCACACTGCGGGATTACTCAACTCCTAA
- a CDS encoding M23 family metallopeptidase, producing MTADVVKHLSKVLVVFILITVAWFGWAAVAKAESGRFPTRVWEVPMGERTTNVLLPDWSKISLASMPPIASNGSFDGSAYTKTAGYDLSRNWSAGMTPDQYLKLGDLSDALSLEVFSLDAISQLTELNLSQVSLDAFTLAGEQTLQQLVKIVPGLGNLTVADVPPVAKLLQTQLGNTVGSSATLAYIVTDPRLGQLQLNQIDLSTFSIDSIPSLRAVELQNFANWQNSFVSNVPSLNQVAFSDFPTPITEVGSVVMRIDTIYGSSEMHRDNTVSGSDQQGFSVPCDEKDCAYIELDDLENAGRGARANLEGKQWISGKYQEVEGGFGILGAVNGGKEPTGRHPFGSAFKVVVTEPDEATDTVDTALFFRFCNRGIPDLGCTPYFIGPIPFFTYKVNAPIFIGLLEEKRNSSASSQPTGATRSMSSSYGGGQTGTSNLLTPDCFTSANGSTLNLSELSEAIASIESAASGNFMAIGVYTCADGGGNCGRGLGRYQFMSYNEYATGLIAAKPSGQDFLEQVSKGYEPTQAELMQYFPPEDQNRAFNSSLSSAIKRASQEIDPTTGQFFTGDRLIERVAQMHFGGLYSAVDGSSSDTLGSLSLRDYGRQVAARYQASNTTLTCAPIGRAGSLPIAIFPVRDSYRVVREFGAPAVAASNQRSKGIDVQVAETTPIYAAAEGKVIYAGHAEGYGNTIVLEHNNGRQTRYAHVTSIQPIVGTKVKQGDLIALTGSSTLHIEMREGAIAGNPFSGRAVNPRNYFAS from the coding sequence ATGACTGCTGATGTGGTAAAGCACTTGAGCAAAGTGCTTGTTGTATTCATTTTGATTACAGTTGCTTGGTTCGGTTGGGCAGCAGTTGCAAAAGCAGAGTCGGGACGGTTCCCAACACGAGTTTGGGAAGTCCCGATGGGCGAGAGAACTACTAACGTGTTGTTGCCAGATTGGAGCAAAATTAGCTTAGCCAGTATGCCACCGATCGCCTCTAACGGCTCATTTGATGGTAGTGCCTACACTAAGACGGCAGGGTACGATCTCAGCCGGAACTGGAGTGCTGGCATGACTCCCGATCAATACTTGAAGCTGGGCGATCTTTCAGATGCTCTCAGTTTAGAGGTATTTTCTCTAGATGCTATTAGTCAACTCACTGAACTGAACCTTTCTCAAGTTTCTTTAGATGCTTTTACGCTGGCAGGAGAGCAAACTCTCCAACAATTGGTAAAGATTGTGCCAGGTCTGGGCAATCTAACAGTTGCAGATGTGCCTCCAGTTGCAAAGCTACTTCAAACCCAACTGGGTAATACGGTTGGCAGCTCTGCAACTTTGGCTTATATTGTTACCGATCCAAGGCTTGGTCAGTTACAGCTCAATCAAATTGACTTGTCAACGTTTAGTATTGATTCCATTCCCAGCTTAAGAGCAGTTGAGCTGCAAAATTTTGCGAACTGGCAAAATAGCTTTGTTAGCAACGTGCCAAGCCTCAACCAAGTTGCTTTTTCTGACTTCCCGACTCCAATTACAGAAGTTGGCTCGGTGGTAATGCGGATTGACACGATCTACGGCTCGTCGGAAATGCATCGAGATAACACCGTTTCCGGTTCAGACCAACAAGGGTTTTCTGTACCTTGTGACGAAAAGGACTGCGCCTACATCGAACTCGACGATCTGGAGAACGCAGGGCGAGGTGCTAGAGCTAATTTAGAAGGTAAGCAGTGGATCTCTGGCAAATACCAGGAAGTTGAAGGTGGTTTTGGCATCCTAGGCGCAGTTAATGGTGGAAAGGAACCGACCGGACGCCACCCTTTTGGTTCTGCTTTCAAAGTAGTGGTAACGGAACCAGATGAGGCAACAGATACGGTAGATACGGCGTTGTTTTTTCGCTTCTGTAACCGAGGAATTCCCGATCTTGGCTGCACCCCCTACTTCATTGGTCCGATACCCTTTTTCACCTATAAGGTTAATGCACCTATTTTCATTGGTCTTCTGGAGGAGAAGAGAAATTCTTCCGCCTCGTCCCAACCTACAGGCGCTACCCGCAGCATGTCCAGTTCCTATGGTGGTGGACAAACTGGCACTAGCAACCTGCTGACACCAGACTGCTTCACTTCTGCCAATGGTTCTACGCTCAACTTGAGCGAACTGTCGGAGGCGATCGCCTCAATTGAAAGTGCTGCCAGTGGTAACTTTATGGCGATCGGCGTTTACACCTGCGCTGACGGGGGCGGAAACTGCGGGCGCGGACTCGGTCGCTACCAGTTCATGAGTTATAACGAGTACGCTACTGGTTTAATTGCAGCTAAACCGAGCGGACAGGACTTTTTGGAGCAAGTCAGTAAGGGGTACGAACCGACCCAAGCTGAATTGATGCAGTATTTCCCACCAGAAGATCAAAACCGAGCATTCAACAGTTCTCTATCAAGCGCGATCAAACGAGCCAGCCAAGAAATCGATCCTACTACAGGGCAGTTCTTCACAGGCGATCGCTTGATTGAGCGAGTTGCCCAGATGCATTTTGGTGGTCTCTACAGTGCTGTTGATGGAAGTAGCTCGGATACGCTGGGAAGTTTGAGCCTCAGAGACTACGGAAGGCAAGTAGCAGCTCGCTATCAGGCTAGCAACACCACCCTGACATGTGCTCCAATTGGTAGGGCTGGTTCTTTGCCAATTGCGATTTTCCCAGTTCGAGACTCCTATCGCGTAGTGCGCGAGTTTGGCGCACCAGCGGTTGCGGCAAGCAACCAGCGCAGCAAAGGCATTGACGTGCAGGTGGCTGAGACCACGCCTATCTATGCCGCAGCAGAAGGGAAAGTCATTTATGCAGGACACGCAGAAGGCTATGGCAACACAATTGTGCTGGAACACAACAACGGACGGCAAACCCGATACGCGCACGTGACTTCTATCCAACCGATAGTCGGTACTAAAGTCAAACAGGGCGACCTAATCGCTCTTACTGGTTCGTCCACTCTCCACATTGAAATGAGAGAAGGAGCGATTGCAGGCAACCCGTTTAGCGGTCGAGCAGTGAATCCACGAAACTACTTTGCAAGTTGA